The DNA sequence CATCGCCCCCCTCGCGGTACGCCGCGATCACCTTGTCGTAGCTCTTCCCGCCCAGCAACGCGGACGCTGCATACGGCTTCGTGTCGCGCCAGATGGACCACAGCTTGCCTGGCAAACCGAACAAGGCAACCGGGCCGGTCACGCCCTGCACCACCGCAGCGCCGAGCCGGTTCGAAAGAGAACGCTCGGCTTGCCGACGAAGCACGTCGTCGCGCGCTGCCAGCGACTTCTGGTAACGCAGGCTCTCCGCCGCGATCTCGGGAAAGCGGCTATCGTCGAGAACGAGCTTGAGTGCCCCGACCGGCTGCTTGATCTCCGGAGCCTTATGGTGACGCCGCTCCAGTTCCTCTTGCACGACATGGAGTTGTGCAAAGAGCAGCGCGTTCTCGCTACGCAGCGTCGTCATGTCGGACGCTTCGCTATCGGTCGAATCGGGGCCCTGCTTCAATGAAGTATTGCTCATTTGTCTGCCTTAGAACCGGTCATTCCACGTGATCCAGCACGATGCTCTCGAGCAACTTCAGAATCCCGGCGATCATCAACGTGAGAAGAAGCGTGACGATGACGCTATAAAGCCGTCGCGGCTGCATCGAGAATTCAGGCATCGTCGGCGACTGCAGCACCGACACCTTCTCCAAAAGCCGCAACGAATCGGCACGGCCTCTTTCGAGTCCGAGCAAGGCGGACTTGTAGAGATCCTCGCTGAGGCTCACCTGCATTTTCAGACGTTGAAACTGCTCGACGGACGCATTCAATGTCTTCCCGGCCGGCCGTGCGAGCTTCGCGTTCTCTTCCGCGATCTGCCGATCGATCGCGCTCATCGCCTGCTTGAGCAGCACGATGTTGGGATGGTTCGGATCCAGCGACTTGGGCAAGGTTGCGAGTTGCGTCTGCAGTTGCGCGCGCTGGGCCTGAAGACTGGCCACGATCGTGCCAATGCTCTGCGCAGTATCCGAAGGCGAGAACATGCTTTCCTTGTCCTGGTAAGCAAGCAGAGCCTGACTTGCTTTCTGGAAGCGGTCCTGGGCATCTTCGACCTGATTAGTCAGAAAGCTGATCTGAGCCTCGGCCATCTGGTGGCCCAGCAGGTTCATGTATTGCTCGCCGTTCTGAACGAGCATGGCCGCGATCGCGTGGGCGAGCTTCGGGTCATAAGCCTGAACCGTGATACGCAGAACACCGGCGTATTCGTCATATTCGACATCGACGCGCGACAGGTAATAGCGATAGAACCATTCGATAGACGCGTTCCTGAACCACATCCGCGAGACGAAGTCATGCCGCGAATCGCTGAAATGGCTTCTCAGATCGAGCTGGGCGTCGAGCTTCTTGAGCATGTCGACCGAAAGCAGATAGTCGCGCAGCAGCAATTGATCGGCGCGGTTGAGGGGACTCCCGCCCGTGCCCGACACGAGACCGCTCAAATCCAGAGCAGGCATGCTCGCCGAGTCTGTCTTGCGGATGATCAGGTTCGCTTCCGACACGTACCGATCCGAAGCGAAGAAAATCCAATAGATCGTCGTGAGCAGGCCCAGCAAGAA is a window from the Caballeronia insecticola genome containing:
- a CDS encoding chain-length determining protein, with amino-acid sequence MTDIQITKETLEHAYQNRLPTRIFRRLIQLVFLLGLLTTIYWIFFASDRYVSEANLIIRKTDSASMPALDLSGLVSGTGGSPLNRADQLLLRDYLLSVDMLKKLDAQLDLRSHFSDSRHDFVSRMWFRNASIEWFYRYYLSRVDVEYDEYAGVLRITVQAYDPKLAHAIAAMLVQNGEQYMNLLGHQMAEAQISFLTNQVEDAQDRFQKASQALLAYQDKESMFSPSDTAQSIGTIVASLQAQRAQLQTQLATLPKSLDPNHPNIVLLKQAMSAIDRQIAEENAKLARPAGKTLNASVEQFQRLKMQVSLSEDLYKSALLGLERGRADSLRLLEKVSVLQSPTMPEFSMQPRRLYSVIVTLLLTLMIAGILKLLESIVLDHVE